A segment of the Methylomonas paludis genome:
TGGCGACACCGAAACCGAGAATTAAGGTGGCTATGCCCAGAAAAGTGACGATGCGCAGCGGTAAAGAAGTGAATGAGGTCAAGGCGGTGATGGATAATTCCAGTAACGACCAGAATGACCATTTGCTGGCACCGTCCAGACGATTATCGACATCAAAATAAAGACTGACCTCGTTAAAGCCCAGCCAACTGGTCAAACCGCGAAAGAAACGTTGGCGCTCAGGTAATTGATACACAATAATATCCACAATTTCTCTGTCCAGTAATTTGAAATCGGAGGAGTTGTTGGTATTAATACCGCCGAGTTTAGAGATCATCTTATTAATGGCATGAGCAGTGGCTTTTTTGGCCAGGGAGTCCTGATTGCGACTGCGTTTGACTGCGTGAACAATTTGCGCCCCCTGCCGCCATTGATCCAGCATGGCTGGGATTAACTTGGGCGGGTGTTGCAGATCGGCATCAATAATGATGACGGCATCGCCTTCCGCGTATTCCAGACCTGCCAACATGGCACTTTCTTTGCCGAAATTGCGACTCAAAGCCAGGGCTTTGATACGTGGTTCGCTGCTGGATAATTCACTGAGTTTTTGAAAAGTGGTATCGCTGCTGCCGTCATCAACGGCAATAATTTCCCAGTCCAAACCTGTAGCGCTAAGTATGCCGCTGATTTGGCTTAAGGCATGGCTGATGCCCTGGCTTTCGTTATAGGCGGGAACCACAACACTGATGAGTGGGTTGGTATTGCTGATGGCGGTCATGTTTTTTGGTTTAGTCTGGATAAGAGCTGAGGATAATTCTGTGGTTTTGGTATAGCTGCGCCAAGTCTCGACTTTGCAAGACGGCCAGTTCTGTAGCCCAGGCGTGATAAGCCAGCAAACGTGGCTGGATGCATTCAGGCTCCGGCTGATAACCGGGATGACACATGAGTTCGTAGGTTTGACCAGGGTGTAAACTGGACATTATTTTGGCCAAATAAGCGATATCGAGCTTCCCGCTTTGGCTTAAACCCAAAAACAACGGTGCGGATACCCTCAACCGGTGCCGGTTGAGCAAATACATAAACTGCATCAAACTATTGCGAATCAAACCGGCCAGGCTAGTTGGCCAAAGCCAGTCGGCACTGGTCAGGCGGACGTGAGTAATCCGGTATGCAGTGGCCAATTCCAGCACTAGAGGAAACAGCACCGGCAGCATGTGGATGTGTTCGTGAGAATTCAGGAAGCGTAGCCGGTGCGACTGACAGGCTTGAATTTGGGCATGCCATTCATCGCGCACCAGATCAAGGCTGATTTTACCGCTCATAATCAACAGACTCATTCGATAAGCCCCCGGAAACTGGCCATGCCAAGGCGCCAGTTTTGCCCTCAGTGCCGCCGTGAGTGGGCAACCGCTGGTTAAATTAAGGTGTACGCCCAAATCCAGTTCGGGTACAGCCGTCAACTCGGCCAGTTGGCTGGGCAGATCGGCGGCGTTGGCCATGATGCCGGTGGCAGTGATGCTGCCGGATTGGGCTGCAGCCATTATGCCTCGGCTGACATGAGGAAAATAGCCATAGTCATCAGCATTAACGATCAGGCGAATACTGGGCTGGTCTGACATGATTAATTTCCCGTGTGGGCATGATACATCTGATATTGGCCATAAGCCGTGACTGGCTGTAACTGGGCTTTTAATGTATCCGGCAAATCCTGATAAATGACGTTACGCAACACGTAATAATCGTGTGCCCCCGTGCTTAAATGGTTTTCCAGAGCAGGGATGTCCGGCAATTCCACGACTTTACCCTGTAGGTAGAATTGGGCTGAATAAACTTTTTCCTTGAGATAAATCAGCCGCTCATCTGGACTTGCCAGCTGCCGGTAATCACTGACCAAGCGTTTTTGGGATCTGAGAAAATCAGCATCAGCCAGTTGGTAATAAATCACCAGACTAAAAAATATTAACGGCACACTTAAAATCAGGGCGTTGAGCGATTTTTTTAAGGGAGCTTGCCAACTGCTGAGCAATAAGGCCAGTCCCGGCAAGCCAGGCAGTACATAAGTCCAAATAATGTTGGCAGAGAAACTGAAGAATAGCAAAGGCGCCAACATCCATAATAAGCAGTAGAGCTGCCAGTTGTCCTGATCCCGGAGCAACCCTGCAGCCTGCCGGTGCCATAAGGCGCGGCCAAGTTTGTGTAGCAAGATCAAGCTCCAGGGAAAGCCGGCCAGCAGCCAGTAGACCCAGATCATACCGCGCGGATGTGCGCGGCCTACACCGTATAAATCACCTTTCCAACCGCTTTCAGTAAAGCGTTTCCAATGTTCGCCGATAAAAAAATATTCCAAAAAACCGGGGGTGCGCTGTTCGGCCAGGATATACCAGGGGACACACAAACACAACATCAGCAGAGTACCACTCAGCCAGGGGATACGCCGCCAGATCAGCAGCCAGTTACCGGTCAGCAAGGTCCAGAAAAACAGGCTGACGCCAGTTAATACCACGGTAATGGGGCCTTTAGCCATTAAGCCGATACTAAGGCCAAGGAAAAACACATAGCCCCACCAGCGCGATTGATCTTCACGCAAGGCCAGCCAGAATGCCGCCAGGGCCAGAGTCACGCCAAAGCTCATGCATTGATCCATGGCTACGGTGCCGGACATGACAAAAAACAGGACGCTGGAAGCCAGAATCAAGCTGGCTGACCAAGGGTCGGCAATTTCGTTACGCGTCTTCACCAAGCGGTACAGAATTAAGACGATACCAATACCGAGCAGCAAAGACGGCAACCGCGCACCAAAGTCATTGACACCCACCACGCCCATGCTGGTAGCGGTTAACCAGATGGTCAGCGGCGGCTTACCCCAAAATGGTACGCCGTATTCTATCATCGGCGTTACCCAGTTAGCGGTTTCCAGCATTTTTCTGGCCATTTCCGCATAGCGGGATTCGGAAGGGTCATAGAGCGGATACAGGCCGGAACTAAAGGTGCGGATCAGTAAGATGGTGATCAGCAAGACGGAGGCGGGCCACGGTGTGTTGATGAGCTTTGCCCAGTCGGTTTTGGCAGCGGCGGCTGGTTTATGCATTTTAAAAGTCCAAAAAGTATTCGCTAAAAAATTCCAGATCAATACCAGTAAGGTACTTAATAATTGGGCATAAAGATAAAACAGTCTGGGGGTAAATAATGCCATCAAAGCCAGGTTAAGCATCATACCTAGTCCGGCTATCGTGGCAAATTTCGGAAAAGTCCGGGTGTGCGACTGGTTTGATTTATAGGTGAATTTAAAATTTAAGCTGTAGTTTATCAGCAGACCGGCAATTGAACCGTAACCGGAAGCGGCTACCGGACTGGAGCCGGCCCAAGTTACCAGACTATAGAGGACGGCATAGTGGGCCAGCGTGCCGATACTGCCAACCAAGGCAAAATAGATGAACTTAGTTCCCACACGATTCACAAATGCTCAATTGCTTGATCCGGCAACCCCGAGCTGGTTGAAAGCGGGCTGGGTAATATTTTGCTGCACAGAAAACCGGCATGGGCTAAATTTGGGCGCTATCCATTGAATAGGCTTTATTTTCGCAAAATTTATAGTGTATTGCTATGGGCTTGCGACACAATTTGCTGGTTTTGGCTTAATTACTGGGCTGGCGAGCAATCGACTTACAGCCAGAGCAGACATTGATGCAATACTCGCCGACTGCGGTTTCGGGAATTTTTCCTATAGTCAGTCTGGCGGGTTTGTTGGGAAAATAGCCCTTAGGTCTAATTTAATGGTATTAATCATGCAATCTTTATATTTTCGGACTTGGCTGGTGTTGGCGCTAATGGTCACTGCCAATGAAGCTGCCGCTGGCTCGTGGTGGCAGGAAATACTCAAACCGCAGAGTCAGGACGACACCCCAGCCCCAGCCAAAACAGATATCGAGGCTAAATCTGCCGAACATCCGGTCGACGCGTTTGAGCTGCCGGAAGTAGCGGTGGTCAGCACCACACCTCTCGGTTCCACAGGTCTGGCCTTGAAGAAAGTTTCCGGCAATGTGCAATCAGCAGAAGACGAAGACATTCAGCGCCATGAGGCGTTGGCGATACCGGATTTTCTGAACCGGCGCATGGAAAGTGTGAATGTTAACGACACTCAGAACAACCCCTATCAACCTGATATCAGCTATCGCGGTTTTACCGCTTCACCGCTGCTGGGTACGCCGATCGGCATTTCGGTGTATCAGGATGGAGTAAGGGTAAATGAAGCCTTTGGCGATACAGTGAACTGGGATTTGATTCCACAGATAGCAATTGCCAATATGGAGATGATGCCGGGTTCCAATCCTTTGTTTGGTTTGAACACCTTAGGCGGGGCTTTGTCGGTGCGCACCAAGAGCGGTTTCAGTCATCCGGGCTTTCATGCCCAATCCTACGGCGGCTCATATGGCCGGCAGGCTTATCAGGCCGAGCTGGGCGGCTCGAAAGACAATTTGGACTGGTATTTTGCCGGAAACATATTTGGCGACGATGGCTGGCGGCCATTTTCGCCGACATCAGTCAACCAAGGCTTTGGCAAAATCGGCTGGGAGAACGAAAAAACCGACCTGGATTTGAGCTTTACCTTTGCCGATAATAATATGCAAGGGGTGGGACCTACTCCACAATCCATGTTGCAGCAGAACTGGGCGGCGATTTTTACCGCGCCGGATATAACCAAAAATACCATGTATTTTGTTAACTTAAAAGGCAGTCACCGCTTTACCGATGAATTGCAGTTAAGCGGTAACACCTATTTTCGTAATAATAACACCAGCAGCTTGAACAGCAATACCGGGAATAACTGCGATGTTTGGGTGCAGGCAACTTTGTCCTGCCAGAATGGGGCAGCCCCCGGCTCATTTCAGGCCACCCAAACCCGCACCAACGGCGCCGGCGCCAATTTGCAGCTGACCTCGGATTACAAGATCAAAAATCACGACAATCAGTTTGTCACCGGCGGCGGCTTTAATTATGGTAACACCCATTTTTACGAGGCCACTCAGGATGCTGTGATTAATGCCAGTTATTTTGAAACAGGCACCACACCGTTTGCGCCACAAGCCCAGTTACACGCGCAGAACGCTTACTCAAATCTGTTTGTCACGGACACTTTTTCAGTATTTGACTGGATGCATATCAATTCGGCGCTTAATTGGATTCAGGCTGAGGTGCGTAATGTCGATCAAATGAATCCGACCAATTCGCAGAATTCATTGAGTTCCAATACACATTATCAACGCCTGAATCCGTCGGCGGGCGTTACGCTTAATCCTTTGGATGCGCTGGCTTTACAGACACCGTTGCAGGAGTTCACCACTTATTTTAACTATAACGAGGGTTTTCGCGCCCCGACAGCGGTGGAGATGGGCTGCAGTAATCCGCTAGTACCGTGCAATTTGCCCAACAGCATGATTTCTGATCCGCCTACGCTAAAACCAGTGGTTTCGCATACGCTGGAAGCTGGTTTGCGTGGCAAGTTCAGTAAAGCGCTGAAATGGAATGCGGCGGTATACCAGACCATCAATACCAACGATATTTTGTTTGAAAGTACCAACTTCACCGGCACTCAGGGCTATTTTGCCAATGTCGGCAAAACTCGCCGCCAGGGTGTGGAGTTTGGTTTAAGCGGTCTGGCGCTGGACAGCCTGAACTGGTATTTGAGTTATGGCTTCGTGGACGCTACTTATCAGTCCAGTGCTCTGCTGTTTAATGGCCTCAATCAGGAGAACGTGATTGCAGGTAATAAAATCCCCAGTATTCCGCAAAATACCTTGAAGTTCGGCGCCGAGTATGAGTTTTTTAAAAACCTGTTTCTGGGCAGTGATGTGCAGTATACCGGTGGTCAATATGCCCGCGGTGATGATCAGAATGTTTATCAGGCGTTGCCTGATTATACGGTGGTGAATCTGAATGGCCGTTATGTGTTCAATCGCTACCTTGAATTGTTTGCGATGGGGCGTAACGTGCTGGACAACCATTATTTGTCGTTTGGGCAAATGGGGCAGAACTTCTTTAATGGTCAGAATAGCCAGTTTGTCGGGCCCGGGGCTGTGGCGACCGGGTACGCCGGGATTCGTGTGCACTGGGATTAAAACTGAACAGGAAGCTCATGGTTTCGCGATTTAGGCTTTTCGCTAGCGTTCATCCTCCTAAAAGTGTTGTGCGCTGATTGCTTGCTGAGTTTTAGCGCTAGACTCTTGGGCGCAAAAACTTACTCTGTCCTTTTTTAGGCTGGCTGTAATTTCAATACCCTAGCTAGACAAGTGACTATCGCTTAAATTGGTGGGTTACGCGCTATCGAGCCAACTCACCCTTCAAATTTTGGCAACCGATCTTTTAAACTAGTTTGCCATGCTTACTCCACTCAGTTACTGAGCCGAGCATGAACCTAAGTTCTACAAGCTCGGCAAATTTGACTAACGCAACAAATTGGCCTTTTTTAACTTTAGTCGATAGAAAACTCTATTAAATCTAATTGATATTCATAATCATTTAGATTAACATAAGCAATAAATAATTCAACGCTTATCCTGATGGGCTTTATGGTTTTTATTGACATAAAATAGCAAATGAATCTGTTTTTATGTTAGGAACTAAGCAGGCATACGCATAATTTGGCTCATGCTCAAAACAAGGCTTGAAACGGCTTAGCCATATGATTTAACAATGAAATAACAACATAATCACCTATTTTTGCTCGATGGAGCTACTTTTAATACATAGCCGCCATGTACATTTCTGCAGATAGCCCCCCACTTTGCTATATCATTGGCAATGGGTCATTTTTGATTCAATGTGCTGAAAGCTTGTTAAACAATAACATGCAGATTTTGGGTATTATTTCTAGTGACAACGCTGTGTGTGTCTGGGCAAACCGGCATCATATTCCACTATTCGATATCAAGGACGGTCTGAATTCAATCCTGGCTCAGCAGCCTTTCGACTATTTGTTTAGTATTAATAACGCCGACACGATTTCAGTGGATCAACTTAGGATGACTGGATGCCTGGCAATTAACTTTCATGATGCGCCACTGCCCGAATATGCCGGTGTCAACACGACATCGTGGGGCATTCTTAATGGCGAGAAAACCTGGAGTATTTGCTGGCATGTGTTGGAAGCTCGGATCAACGCCGGAGCAATTCTCAAACAAACCCGCTTTGCTGTAGAGGCCGACGAAACGGCCTTTTCTCTAAACGGGAAATGCTATGGCGAGGGCATAACCGCTTTCTCCTCCTTAATCAATGAATTACTGAATGGTCAACTCCAAGCAATTGAGCAAGACTTAGGCAGGCGCCGGTTTTATACAGCAGAACAAAAACCCGAGTATGGGGCAATCATAGACTGGAGTCGGCCTGCACAAGAAATAGATGCCTTGGTGCGAGGACTGGATTTTGGTGTTTATCCAAATCCTATTGGTATGCCTAAACTAAGTATCGGCAATACTTTGTACACAGTACATAGTTTAAAGATTAGCCAAATAGACACGACAGCCAAACCAGGAACACTGCTTGAGATTGCTGAGGATAAATTAAGAATAAGCTGTCTGGACGCCGAGGTGTACATAGGCAAACTGAAAACCTTGCAAGGGCAGCCTTTGGTCATCAATGAGCTCGTCGCCCAACATCATCTGGACAGCGGCCTGCGTCTGGCCGGCCTCCAGCCTGAAACCATGGCATTACTCAATGCATTGCAGACAAAAACAGCCAGATACGAAAAATTTTGGCTGGCGCGTTTGCACAGGCATCAGCCTTTGTACTTCCCGGCGCTATCTAGCACCCAGTTTATTGCCAGCCCCTTAGCCAGCATACCGTTGGCAATTCCTGCTACCGTACTGGAATACGTCAAAACCCAAGGATATAGCCTCCGGCTGGTATTAGAGAGCGCGTTTGTGATTTACCTTTGGCGAATAACCGGCAAACCCTGTTTCGATTTGGCCTATGTCCCTGCCGGATTGACGGAAATGACAACCGGGATGGGCAACTTTTTTTCACAACAATTGCCTTGGCGCATCAACTGCCGGCCTGAAGCAATGTTTGCTGATGTTTACCAAGATTTGGCTATGGTCCGACAAAAGCTAAACCATAGTCTGACATATCCCCTGGATTTAGTTGGCCGGCATCCCGATTTGGCCCAGCAAGCCGGCCAGGATGATTTCAAATCATTTGCCGCTATAATTGAAAGCAATCCGACAGCTATTCAGGATAATGGACTGGCGTTAGTCGTGCCTCTGGAACAGTATCAGCCGAACTCGACATTTGCCGCGGTGTACTTTGATCCGGCCAGAATTGCTGAGCCGGAAGCTGAGAATATTGTTGGGCGTTTACAGGCGTTTTTGACTAATTTGGCCATTGCACCGCAATTATCTGTTGCCGAACTGCCCTTACAAACCGAGCAGGAACGCCAGAAAATCCTCAAGCAATGGAACACCACTGATCAGCCCTACCCTGCACATCTTTGTATTCATGAGTGTTTTGAAGCCCAAGTAGCCGCCACACCGGATAGCATCGCCGTGATTTCAGGCCATCAACAGCTAAGCTATCGGGATTTGAATACGCGAGCCAATCGCATTGCCCGCTACCTGAGGACAATGGGCGTCTGCCCTGATACCCGTGTTGCCATTTGCGCAGAACGCGGCTTGAACTTGATTGTTGGCATTTTGGCTATACTTAAAGCGGGTGGTGCCTATGTACCGCTAGATCCAAATTATCCGCATGATCGGATTGAGTTCATGTTACGGGATAGTCAGCCTCTGGTATTGCTCAGCGAAACCGCTAACAATGCCGTCATTTCCGGACTAAGTGGTACGCTGCCGCTGGTCGACATTGGTGCTGCGGCCTCAGCCTGGGATGATCTGGATGACGCTAATCTGCCTAGGTCTGAAACAGGCCTTAAGCCGGAAAATCTGGCTTATATCATCTATACCTCCGGGTCCACCGGCAGACCCAAAGGCGTAATGATTGAACACCGCAGCCTTTGTAATCATATTCATTACATGCGACCCTATTACGAATACCTGCCGATAGCCGAAAACCGGATATTACAGTTTACTTCTATCAATTTCGATGTCTCGGCACAGGAAATCTTTGCTGCATTATTGTCCGGCTCAGCATTAGTGCTACTACCGCCCTACTGGCTGCCCGGCGCCGATGAATTTTGGAATTTGTGCCAGGAGTATCAAATTACGGTGGCGGTTTTACCTACCCTGTACTGGCGGAAATTAGTCAGTGAAATTGACAGGCAGTTTCCTGCACCCTTGCGCTGCATCATCATCGGCGGCGAAGCCATTACCCCTGACGCCCTGCAAAACTGGTTCAAACAGGATGCCAGGCCACGCTTGATCAGTTGTTATGGGCCAACAGAAACCTGTATCAATACAGCGATTTTCGAACCCGAAATCAACACCAACAGCGCTTATATGATAGGCCGCCCCACGGCAAATATGCGTATCTATATCCTTGATGAGCATCAGCAACCGGTACCTACAGGTATGACTGGTGAGCTTTATATAGCCGGCATTGGAGTTGCACGGGGTTATCTGAACCGACCAGATCTGACTGCACAGCAATTTTTACCAGACCCCTTTAGCGAAACAGCGGATGCTCGCCTTTATAAATCAGGTGACTTGGGCCGTTGGCAAGCCGACGGTAATATCGAATTTCTGGGCCGCAACGATCATCAGGTGAAAATTCGGGGCTTCCGCATTGAATTGGGCGAAGTTGAAAGCGCCTTATTGCAACATCCTGATGTGAGGGAAGCTTTGGTGATGACACGAACAGATGAGGCCGGCACGCAGCTTATCGCTTATTTTTGTAGCAGCAAAAACATCACCACCGAAATATTACGCCAGCATCTGTCCTCTATGCTGCCGGAATACATGGTGCCGGCTGTTTATGTAGAACTGGCAACAATGCCGTCTACGCCCAACGGCAAGCTTGACCGCAACGCTTTGCCTGCACCAAGCAGCACGAGCCATGCTGTTGATCATTACCAAATGCCGGCCGGCGAAACTGAAATTCTGCTTGAACAAATCTGGTGCAAGTTGTTGAAAGTGGACAAGGTAAGCAGGCATGACAACTTTTTTGAACTGGGCGGCCATTCATTGATGGCTATTAGTATGCTAAGCAAAATTGAAAGAGTTTTCCAATTCAAGCTTCCGGTAGCGACGGTATTTCATTCCCCCACTCTTGCTGAAATGGCGGAAGTGCTAAATGGTCAACAGCAACCAAGCAGTTTTTTTTCGATTGTACCGGTTCAAAAAGCCGATTCTGACCCGGTTATTTTCTGGATCGAATATTTCAAGGGCTGCTATAAAGTCATCAGAGATCTGGATTTGAAATTACCGGTTTTCGGTTTACGTTACGGGATAGGGGCAGCTCAAAGCAACAACCTAAGCCTACCCACCTCTGTCGAGGCTTTGGCGGCTCATTATCTTGAGCAGATATTGCTGGTTCAACCAATTGGCCCATATCATTTGGTGGGACATTCTTTCGGCGGGCTGGTCGGATTTGAAATTGCCCAACAATTGATAAGGCGCGGCGAAACTGTGGCATGGCTATGCATGATCGATACCAAACCAAACAATCTGGCATCGCTGCACGTCAGCTTTAAAACCAAGTTGGCTAATCTACGCAAAGCTCCTTTTAATCAGCAGTGCAAACAGTCAAGCCAATGGCTGCTGACATTGGTGAAGCGTTTGAAGTATTTTTTTATTCATCCGGTTTACGATCCCTATCATTTTTCGCCTGAATTAATAAACCCTTTAATTAAAGCCTATGTTATCAAGGAGTATCCAGGCCGGATTACGTTTGTCAAGGCATTGATCAGTGATAGTCTGACCCGACCTATACAGCCTTTTGAAAACGGATGGCGAAAAATATGCCCATCTGTTGATTTATATGAGATTCAAGGCAATCACTATTCTATTCTGGAGGATGGCAGCCAATTGCTGGCCAAGGTGATTTCGAAAACATTAAAACTTGGTCAAAAAAAACCATTATCTCAGCTCATCCCTGTGATGGATGATGACGAGATGGCTTAACTTAGCAGCGGGAATTTATCCATTATGGCCTGGATGTAACAATCCTGAATTGGGGCCTTAAGTAGCTGAATATCAAAATATTCTGCTTATTCAAGCAGCTATAGACTTAGATTGATGGGTTACACGCTACCGAGCTAACCCATCCTACCCGGATTGGAACGCAAAAATGTAACCTGCCCCCATTTTATAGCACGACTAGTTCTGGGGGGATGCGTTGCATGAATATTTTTCGGTAGGCTTCGGCTTTGCGGACCTGCAGGCTTTCCAGCGGGTTGTAATCGTCGGTAATGATGATGCCGTTGGTGTCGGTCATAGCGTATTCGTGGTCCAACAACCAGGTTATGCGTTTGTCGGGGCGATCTTTATCCAAGGTCAAGGGCTGACGGGAGGCCAGGAAGATGAAATCGGTAAATTCACTTTTTTCGGTGACAAACACCCGGATATTCGGCAACAGGCTAGCCAGGGTTTTATAGACGGAGGTAACGGCGTTTGCCCCTTCGCCTTGAGTAAAACCGACATAATTTAAGGCCAGAATGCCATCGTCGCTGAGCATATTACTTAAATCCCTGAGCATTTCCACGGTTAACATGTGTACCGGTTCAGTGCCGCCGGTAAAGCAGTCATGAATGATGAAGTCGTAGTGTTTGTGGATTTTTTTAATTTCGTAACGGGCATCGCCAACCATGAAATCACCGGTGGGCTGGAAATTAAAATAACGGACGGCAGCATCGGCCACCACCGGGTCGATCTCTATGGTATCGGTAGCCAGACCTTTGGCTTTTAGATCGCGCGCCACATGACCGCCACCCAAACCTATCAATAATGCCTGCTTGGCGGCGGGACGAAACAAGGCCGGCACCATACCCAGAATGGCCTGGTACCCCAACAAACTATAGCCGTGAGCAATTTCCATGGCGCTAAGCACGGATGAGTCGGATAGCAGCAGCCGGAAACCTTTGCGTTGATCATCGACTACCCGCACCCAACCGTAGATACTTTCCTGCTGCAGCAAAACTTTGAAACCATTGGCCGGACGAACCGGTGCGGCATAACCGTTAGCGGCAAGAATGCTGGTCAACACAACGGCAATACAAACCGGCAAGGTAGACCAGGGTTTGGCAAAGCCGGCTTTATCATTGAGCAACAAGAATACAGCCAACAACAATAACAACAGGCTTAGGTAAAAGATGATGGCACGGGTGCCGAACTGGGGCAGTAAATAAAAAGCCAGTAATAAGGTAGCGGCCACACTGCCGGCAGTGCTGACTGCGTACACGGAGCCTACGGCCCGGCCTATACCCCGCAAGTCGCCGGCAGCCAATTTGATGGCAAACGGCCCGACCATGGCCAAGGCCGTAAGCGGCAAGCTGAATATCAGTAGCGCACTGACAAAAGCACCCAGCCGCATTCCCAGCGGATTGGTGAGTTCCAGGATCGGGCTGCTGATAAAGGGCAGACCAGCGGTACTTAGCGCCGCGATTAAGATGATATGTACCAAGCGTAATTGCGGATAACGATCGGCACTGAATCCTCCAAAATAATAGCCTATGGCCAGGGCAATCATGGTCACGGAAATCAATGCGGTCCACACATAAAGACTGACACCGTAATACGGGGCAATGATGCGGGTACCCAGC
Coding sequences within it:
- a CDS encoding amino acid adenylation domain-containing protein; protein product: MLNNNMQILGIISSDNAVCVWANRHHIPLFDIKDGLNSILAQQPFDYLFSINNADTISVDQLRMTGCLAINFHDAPLPEYAGVNTTSWGILNGEKTWSICWHVLEARINAGAILKQTRFAVEADETAFSLNGKCYGEGITAFSSLINELLNGQLQAIEQDLGRRRFYTAEQKPEYGAIIDWSRPAQEIDALVRGLDFGVYPNPIGMPKLSIGNTLYTVHSLKISQIDTTAKPGTLLEIAEDKLRISCLDAEVYIGKLKTLQGQPLVINELVAQHHLDSGLRLAGLQPETMALLNALQTKTARYEKFWLARLHRHQPLYFPALSSTQFIASPLASIPLAIPATVLEYVKTQGYSLRLVLESAFVIYLWRITGKPCFDLAYVPAGLTEMTTGMGNFFSQQLPWRINCRPEAMFADVYQDLAMVRQKLNHSLTYPLDLVGRHPDLAQQAGQDDFKSFAAIIESNPTAIQDNGLALVVPLEQYQPNSTFAAVYFDPARIAEPEAENIVGRLQAFLTNLAIAPQLSVAELPLQTEQERQKILKQWNTTDQPYPAHLCIHECFEAQVAATPDSIAVISGHQQLSYRDLNTRANRIARYLRTMGVCPDTRVAICAERGLNLIVGILAILKAGGAYVPLDPNYPHDRIEFMLRDSQPLVLLSETANNAVISGLSGTLPLVDIGAAASAWDDLDDANLPRSETGLKPENLAYIIYTSGSTGRPKGVMIEHRSLCNHIHYMRPYYEYLPIAENRILQFTSINFDVSAQEIFAALLSGSALVLLPPYWLPGADEFWNLCQEYQITVAVLPTLYWRKLVSEIDRQFPAPLRCIIIGGEAITPDALQNWFKQDARPRLISCYGPTETCINTAIFEPEINTNSAYMIGRPTANMRIYILDEHQQPVPTGMTGELYIAGIGVARGYLNRPDLTAQQFLPDPFSETADARLYKSGDLGRWQADGNIEFLGRNDHQVKIRGFRIELGEVESALLQHPDVREALVMTRTDEAGTQLIAYFCSSKNITTEILRQHLSSMLPEYMVPAVYVELATMPSTPNGKLDRNALPAPSSTSHAVDHYQMPAGETEILLEQIWCKLLKVDKVSRHDNFFELGGHSLMAISMLSKIERVFQFKLPVATVFHSPTLAEMAEVLNGQQQPSSFFSIVPVQKADSDPVIFWIEYFKGCYKVIRDLDLKLPVFGLRYGIGAAQSNNLSLPTSVEALAAHYLEQILLVQPIGPYHLVGHSFGGLVGFEIAQQLIRRGETVAWLCMIDTKPNNLASLHVSFKTKLANLRKAPFNQQCKQSSQWLLTLVKRLKYFFIHPVYDPYHFSPELINPLIKAYVIKEYPGRITFVKALISDSLTRPIQPFENGWRKICPSVDLYEIQGNHYSILEDGSQLLAKVISKTLKLGQKKPLSQLIPVMDDDEMA
- a CDS encoding fused MFS/spermidine synthase yields the protein MKKSPVNPLVLSRPVAYQTLLLFVTVSISGGAVMILELLGTRIIAPYYGVSLYVWTALISVTMIALAIGYYFGGFSADRYPQLRLVHIILIAALSTAGLPFISSPILELTNPLGMRLGAFVSALLIFSLPLTALAMVGPFAIKLAAGDLRGIGRAVGSVYAVSTAGSVAATLLLAFYLLPQFGTRAIIFYLSLLLLLLAVFLLLNDKAGFAKPWSTLPVCIAVVLTSILAANGYAAPVRPANGFKVLLQQESIYGWVRVVDDQRKGFRLLLSDSSVLSAMEIAHGYSLLGYQAILGMVPALFRPAAKQALLIGLGGGHVARDLKAKGLATDTIEIDPVVADAAVRYFNFQPTGDFMVGDARYEIKKIHKHYDFIIHDCFTGGTEPVHMLTVEMLRDLSNMLSDDGILALNYVGFTQGEGANAVTSVYKTLASLLPNIRVFVTEKSEFTDFIFLASRQPLTLDKDRPDKRITWLLDHEYAMTDTNGIIITDDYNPLESLQVRKAEAYRKIFMQRIPPELVVL